From Cydia strobilella chromosome 7, ilCydStro3.1, whole genome shotgun sequence, one genomic window encodes:
- the LOC134742633 gene encoding silk gland factor 3, producing the protein MAATTYMPGELDLGTLGGYHAASPRSAEPADMKYQHHLQAGGSPSPGAPVLNPWASLPPADPWAVHQHHAHAHQPDVKPPSGHDGRHLPHHAHHHHAHGWHAPVVSAHYGAGSPVPLHAGYPVPMHQHHMLRDVQPSPHLHHHALDRDAPEEDTPTSDDLEAFAKQFKQRRIKLGFTQADVGLALGTLYGNVFSQTTICRFEALQLSFKNMCKLKPLLQKWLEEADSTTGSPTSIDKIAAQGRKRKKRTSIEVSVKGALEQHFHKQPKPSAQEITSLADSLQLEKEVVRVWFCNRRQKEKRMTPPNTLGGELLDGMGHAHYAHGDGLAHGSPLQHAHSPPGLSPQHAHHHSLPQGAHTLAAH; encoded by the coding sequence ATGGCGGCGACCACGTACATGCCGGGGGAGTTGGACCTGGGTACCCTGGGCGGGTATCACGCGGCGTCCCCCCGCAGCGCGGAACCCGCGGATATGAAGTACCAGCATCACCTGCAAGCGGGAGGCTCGCCCTCGCCGGGAGCGCCCGTGCTCAACCCGTGGGCGTCGCTGCCGCCCGCGGACCCCTGGGCGGTGCACCAGCACCACGCGCACGCTCACCAGCCGGACGTGAAGCCGCCGAGCGGCCACGACGGGCGCCACCTGCCGCACCACGCGCACCATCACCACGCGCACGGCTGGCACGCGCCCGTCGTGTCCGCGCACTACGGCGCCGGCTCCCCGGTGCCGCTGCACGCCGGCTACCCGGTGCCCATGCACCAGCATCACATGCTCAGAGACGTGCAGCCGTCCCCGCACCTGCACCACCACGCGCTCGATAGAGATGCGCCAGAAGAAGATACCCCGACTAGTGATGACTTAGAAGCTTTTGCGAAACAGTTTAAACAGCGCCGTATAAAACTCGGCTTCACACAGGCGGACGTCGGCCTCGCGCTCGGCACGCTATACGGAAACGTGTTCTCACAGACCACAATCTGCCGCTTCGAGGCGTTGCAGCTCAGCTTCAAAAACATGTGTAAACTGAAGCCTCTGTTACAAAAGTGGTTAGAAGAAGCGGATTCGACGACAGGCAGTCCGACGAGTATCGATAAGATAGCGGCACAGGGTCGCAAGCGCAAGAAGCGCACGTCGATCGAAGTGTCAGTGAAAGGAGCGTTAGAGCAGCACTTCCACAAGCAGCCGAAGCCGTCCGCGCAGGAGATCACGTCGCTGGCGGACAGCCTGCAGCTGGAGAAGGAGGTGGTGCGCGTGTGGTTCTGCAACCGGCGGCAGAAGGAGAAGCGGATGACGCCGCCGAACACGCTGGGCGGCGAGCTGCTGGATGGCATGGGGCACGCGCACTACGCGCACGGCGACGGGCTGGCGCACGGCTCGCCGCTGCAGCACGCGCACAGCCCGCCCGGGCTGTCGCCGCAGCACGCGCACCACCACTCGCTGCCGCAGGGCGCGCACACGCTGGCCGCGCACTAA